Proteins found in one Bremerella volcania genomic segment:
- a CDS encoding AI-2E family transporter, protein MSRFAAIEVEMRRQTICQAIAVGVLTLWALYWLQAVLIPFVLAIFIVSGLTPVLSNIQNRLSTTRLVAVLIASIIGFGLIFVLWSIIWISVAQLKQDGSKYVKGAEAWVNWLPAWVKNPDLAFQSLLPSSGTTSSDVASAEDTPDVDAAARPMAGTIEEQNNQTSNSQGGFSEFINDNIKKSLSKMTDSMWYFIQTSTMVMIFLFFLLLGSSQVSLPENTWQEIDTKIREYILTKSLISFFTGLAFGFVLWIFGIPLAAVFALLAFLFNFIPNIGPILACLLPLPLIVLDPEMTWWGMTLVIFLSSAVQIISGNVIEPRMMGDSFDVHPIAILLALMFWSLIWGMIGMFLAVPMTAIMKILFAKFEMTRPLADLLAGRIDRLNFKDFNFGATSADSAPDAKSAEA, encoded by the coding sequence ATGTCTCGTTTTGCTGCGATTGAAGTCGAAATGCGTCGGCAGACGATTTGCCAGGCAATTGCTGTCGGTGTCCTGACGCTGTGGGCACTGTATTGGTTGCAAGCGGTCTTGATCCCGTTTGTGCTGGCGATTTTTATCGTCAGTGGTTTGACGCCAGTGCTGTCGAACATCCAAAATCGACTTTCTACGACTCGCCTGGTCGCCGTGCTGATCGCGTCGATTATTGGGTTTGGCCTGATATTTGTGCTTTGGAGCATCATCTGGATTTCCGTGGCCCAACTGAAGCAAGACGGGAGCAAATATGTCAAGGGAGCAGAGGCCTGGGTTAATTGGCTACCTGCTTGGGTAAAGAATCCTGATCTTGCTTTTCAAAGTTTGCTTCCGTCATCTGGGACCACCTCAAGTGACGTTGCCAGCGCCGAGGATACGCCGGATGTTGATGCGGCGGCCCGGCCCATGGCCGGAACCATTGAAGAACAAAACAACCAGACGAGCAACTCGCAGGGCGGTTTCTCGGAATTCATTAACGACAACATCAAAAAGAGTCTGAGCAAGATGACCGACTCGATGTGGTACTTTATTCAGACGAGTACCATGGTTATGATCTTCCTCTTCTTCTTGCTTCTCGGGAGTTCCCAAGTCTCATTGCCGGAAAATACGTGGCAAGAGATCGACACCAAAATTCGAGAATACATTTTGACGAAGTCGCTGATCTCGTTCTTTACAGGGCTCGCGTTTGGCTTCGTCCTCTGGATATTCGGCATACCTCTTGCCGCCGTATTCGCGTTGTTGGCTTTCCTGTTCAATTTCATCCCCAACATTGGGCCAATCCTTGCGTGCTTGTTGCCGCTACCCTTGATCGTTCTCGATCCCGAAATGACTTGGTGGGGAATGACGCTCGTCATCTTCCTTTCTTCAGCTGTGCAAATCATTAGCGGGAACGTGATCGAACCACGAATGATGGGAGATTCATTCGACGTTCATCCCATCGCGATCCTGTTGGCGTTGATGTTCTGGTCGCTCATCTGGGGAATGATCGGCATGTTCCTGGCTGTTCCTATGACCGCGATCATGAAGATCTTGTTTGCCAAATTTGAAATGACCCGCCCGCTGGCAGACCTGTTGGCAGGTAGAATTGATCGTTTGAACTTCAAGGATTTTAATTTCGGAGCCACCTCGGCCGACAGTGCACCGGACGCGAAAAGTGCAGAAGCGTAG
- a CDS encoding DUF423 domain-containing protein, which produces MAKFVLFLGVLFGATAVVAGAMEHAVRGMIVSDVSGADAMVAGDELSDPAPNAEVAKRLSQYETGVKYHMYHGLALIGLGVVMAISARGQVLGFVAALSLVLGVALFSGTLYLISALGMTQLTMIVPVGGSIMILGWILFLITVLLFEPLVDREDLE; this is translated from the coding sequence GTGGCCAAGTTTGTGCTGTTTCTCGGTGTTCTTTTCGGCGCAACAGCGGTGGTTGCCGGCGCAATGGAGCATGCCGTTCGCGGGATGATTGTGTCCGATGTTTCCGGAGCCGACGCCATGGTGGCTGGAGATGAACTTTCCGATCCGGCTCCCAACGCGGAAGTGGCCAAGCGACTTTCCCAATACGAGACTGGTGTGAAATATCACATGTATCATGGCTTGGCGTTGATTGGGTTGGGGGTAGTGATGGCCATTTCCGCCCGCGGTCAAGTGTTGGGGTTTGTGGCGGCCTTGTCGCTGGTGCTTGGCGTCGCGCTATTTAGCGGAACGCTTTATTTGATTTCCGCTTTGGGAATGACGCAACTAACGATGATTGTCCCAGTCGGCGGATCGATCATGATATTGGGATGGATTCTGTTTTTGATAACCGTTCTATTGTTCGAGCCGCTGGTAGATCGGGAAGACTTGGAATGA
- a CDS encoding general secretion pathway protein GspD, with translation MNLATRVLTAGLIAVLCFSTGKGVVANPLTEIELVTSMSATGQQQGSLYDQQKQEGVLKAARDAMRAGDYQRAQSLIEQAKSFNVPADPAFSKFRDTPEKAARDLADLTAARTNPDYVGQKLLGQEPGMEQKMAAEALARGKEALESGQTMSALNYYQQAAKAGPNFQSAGYSVMAFRRDLENAGVRPSMIGGEVVAGGPAAQTSPTRLPTINEIPDPAMTSNPYAAATGTQGNAETARRMLLQARLELARGNVALAEKHVRQVQGLGLVYPSHQDSPENVDYLIRTVNQISASPVGPQSAYKFGEVLLQQAEGLMLYGQYDLAEQMTRQVQSMNLDFQRARVTPDRLLTEITRRRSGEAGGNQVSPNVPENVANNAHAKEQAILVQAKAALDRGDIGTAEAFTKQASTLNNRNYQQGDLRPDLLMLEISRAKASSPVRHASGSQGPMGAGFPVAQGIYNPQNDDTRNMPASAQQDATGQAGMRYLQEGEQALTAGDKVKARKLFEEAWKYESQLDPAARQRLQDFLQYQTNPVTSGVAQTSNPSPLAEVDARQQVLLRQMIAEVTREQSQADAMREVDPKGALDKLKKVRVTVDESSIDAIAKKQLLSRVDRSIESLETYIDMNKSQIELDERNAAIKTEIKQDRDLKLEIDDKLAEMTNQFNELMDQQRWQEAEVIARQAREMDPENPVVQTLIWKSKFARRTYQNMALVDAKEEGVFAALDSTEWSAVPFDDRNPIQFGNKAEWEDMTERRRRWLAENSQISEDEVEIRKALKTKVDVKFNKQSLQSVMETLGNMVGINVMLDPRGLQAEGVTYDTEISINMQQAVRLDSALNHILQPLRLSYVIRDEALVITSESFRSRNVYQKVYNVADLVLPIPNFVPSYNMGLPGAIKAAYESQGITGSPVGTMGGSNPMSLFAQNQDINSSSALAQVPNGFIPGLGSGGPPVSGQPQGNMGFGPGGGIGGPGGFGGGVQPDFDQLIELITTTVEPESWEELGGPGSIAPFSTNLSLVVSQTQEVHDRLADLLAQLRRLQDLQVTIEVRFITLNDNFFERVGVDFDFQIQDNTTGLGPNRDNSGSPSITIGIDQLGNPTGDLDLQFNQDLFGNTIPSIGGLVTPATAGATFGFAMLSDIEAFFVMQAAQGDLRSNVMQAPKVTLFNGQTAFVSDTTQTPFVTSVIPVVGDFAAAQQPVIVVLNEGTSLSVQAVVSPDRRFVRLTLVPFFSRIGNVEEFTFEGTSSSRTDSTIEDPDAADGGTTNDEEETVTSGTTIQLPQFSFVTVSTTVSVPDGGTVLLGGIKRLSEERRERGVPVFSKLPYINRLFRDVGIGRETQSLMMMVTPRIIIQEEEEAKLGFTQ, from the coding sequence TTGAATTTGGCCACGCGTGTGCTTACAGCCGGTCTCATTGCCGTGCTGTGCTTCAGCACTGGAAAAGGGGTCGTCGCAAATCCGTTGACCGAGATTGAGCTCGTCACGTCAATGTCGGCGACTGGTCAACAACAAGGTTCGCTGTATGATCAGCAAAAGCAGGAAGGAGTCTTGAAGGCCGCTCGCGATGCGATGCGTGCTGGTGACTACCAACGTGCTCAGTCACTGATCGAGCAAGCCAAGTCGTTCAATGTTCCTGCGGATCCGGCTTTCAGCAAGTTTCGCGACACGCCCGAAAAGGCGGCTCGTGATCTGGCTGATCTGACGGCTGCCCGAACGAACCCAGACTACGTCGGCCAAAAGCTGCTCGGCCAGGAACCTGGCATGGAGCAGAAGATGGCAGCCGAAGCACTGGCACGAGGTAAGGAAGCCTTGGAAAGCGGCCAGACGATGTCGGCTCTGAATTACTATCAGCAAGCCGCCAAAGCAGGACCAAACTTCCAGTCGGCCGGTTACTCGGTCATGGCTTTCCGCCGAGACCTGGAAAACGCAGGCGTTCGTCCTTCGATGATTGGTGGCGAAGTTGTTGCTGGCGGGCCTGCTGCCCAAACCAGCCCGACTCGCCTTCCAACAATCAACGAAATCCCTGATCCTGCGATGACTTCCAATCCCTACGCAGCGGCAACAGGGACGCAAGGCAACGCCGAAACGGCTCGTCGCATGCTACTTCAAGCTCGCCTGGAACTGGCACGCGGGAATGTGGCTCTCGCCGAAAAGCACGTTCGCCAGGTTCAAGGTTTGGGGCTGGTTTATCCATCCCATCAAGACTCGCCCGAGAATGTCGACTACCTGATTCGCACCGTCAATCAGATCTCTGCCTCACCGGTTGGTCCTCAGTCAGCCTACAAGTTTGGTGAAGTCCTGCTTCAGCAAGCCGAAGGCCTGATGCTTTACGGCCAATACGATCTGGCCGAACAGATGACTCGTCAGGTTCAATCGATGAACCTCGATTTCCAGCGAGCACGCGTCACTCCAGATCGTTTGCTGACCGAGATCACGCGACGCCGAAGTGGCGAAGCTGGTGGAAATCAGGTCTCCCCGAATGTTCCCGAGAACGTTGCTAACAATGCCCACGCGAAAGAGCAGGCCATCCTGGTTCAGGCCAAGGCTGCCCTGGATCGTGGTGACATCGGCACCGCGGAAGCCTTCACCAAACAGGCCAGCACGCTCAACAACCGAAACTATCAACAGGGGGACCTTCGTCCAGACTTGCTGATGTTGGAAATATCGCGAGCCAAGGCTTCCAGCCCGGTTCGTCACGCAAGTGGATCGCAAGGTCCCATGGGTGCCGGATTCCCGGTTGCTCAAGGAATCTACAATCCTCAGAACGATGACACGCGAAACATGCCTGCTTCGGCCCAGCAAGACGCAACCGGCCAGGCAGGAATGCGTTATCTGCAAGAGGGTGAACAAGCCCTGACTGCCGGCGACAAGGTGAAAGCTCGCAAGCTGTTTGAAGAAGCCTGGAAGTACGAGAGCCAACTCGATCCAGCTGCACGACAGCGTTTGCAAGACTTCCTGCAATACCAAACCAATCCGGTGACCAGCGGAGTCGCTCAGACGAGCAATCCTTCGCCATTGGCAGAAGTCGACGCACGACAACAAGTCTTGCTGCGACAGATGATTGCCGAAGTTACCCGCGAACAATCGCAGGCCGACGCCATGCGAGAGGTCGATCCTAAGGGAGCTTTGGACAAGCTGAAGAAGGTACGTGTCACGGTGGATGAGTCGTCGATCGACGCCATCGCTAAGAAGCAACTTCTCTCGCGTGTCGATCGCAGCATCGAATCGCTCGAGACCTACATCGACATGAACAAGTCGCAGATCGAACTCGACGAGCGCAACGCTGCGATCAAGACCGAGATCAAACAAGATCGCGACCTCAAGCTCGAAATTGACGATAAGCTGGCCGAGATGACCAATCAGTTCAACGAGCTGATGGATCAGCAACGCTGGCAGGAAGCGGAAGTGATTGCCCGCCAGGCACGCGAAATGGATCCAGAGAATCCAGTCGTCCAAACGCTGATCTGGAAGTCCAAGTTCGCTCGTCGCACCTATCAGAACATGGCCCTGGTAGATGCCAAGGAAGAGGGCGTTTTCGCAGCACTGGATTCCACCGAATGGAGTGCCGTACCGTTTGATGATCGCAACCCAATCCAGTTTGGCAACAAAGCGGAATGGGAAGACATGACCGAACGTCGCCGCCGCTGGTTGGCAGAGAATTCGCAGATCTCGGAAGACGAAGTCGAGATTCGCAAGGCACTCAAGACCAAGGTCGACGTCAAGTTCAACAAGCAATCGCTGCAAAGCGTCATGGAAACTCTCGGCAACATGGTCGGCATCAACGTCATGTTGGATCCACGCGGCCTGCAAGCCGAAGGGGTGACCTACGACACCGAGATCAGCATCAACATGCAGCAAGCGGTTCGTCTGGACAGTGCTTTGAATCACATCCTGCAGCCACTGCGTCTGAGCTATGTGATTCGTGACGAAGCCCTGGTCATCACCAGCGAATCGTTCCGCAGCCGCAACGTTTACCAGAAGGTCTACAACGTGGCTGACCTGGTTTTGCCGATTCCTAACTTCGTCCCAAGCTACAACATGGGCCTTCCAGGTGCCATCAAAGCTGCCTACGAAAGCCAAGGGATCACTGGTTCGCCAGTTGGTACGATGGGCGGATCGAATCCGATGTCGTTGTTCGCACAGAATCAAGACATCAACAGCTCCAGTGCTCTGGCCCAGGTTCCAAACGGTTTCATCCCTGGCTTAGGTAGTGGTGGGCCTCCGGTCTCTGGCCAGCCGCAAGGCAACATGGGCTTCGGTCCTGGTGGTGGCATTGGTGGTCCTGGCGGCTTCGGTGGTGGCGTTCAGCCTGACTTCGATCAGCTGATTGAGCTTATCACGACGACCGTCGAACCAGAATCGTGGGAAGAGCTGGGTGGTCCTGGTTCGATCGCTCCATTCAGCACGAACCTTAGCCTGGTTGTTAGCCAGACCCAGGAAGTGCACGATCGTCTGGCTGACCTCTTGGCTCAGTTGCGACGCCTGCAAGACCTTCAGGTTACCATCGAAGTTCGCTTCATCACCTTGAACGACAACTTCTTTGAACGCGTCGGTGTCGACTTCGACTTCCAGATTCAGGACAACACGACTGGCTTGGGACCTAACCGTGACAATTCGGGTAGCCCGAGTATCACGATTGGTATCGACCAGCTGGGTAACCCAACGGGTGACTTGGATCTTCAGTTCAATCAAGACTTGTTCGGAAACACGATCCCATCGATCGGTGGTCTGGTGACTCCAGCGACTGCCGGTGCGACGTTCGGTTTCGCCATGCTTTCCGATATCGAAGCCTTCTTCGTGATGCAGGCCGCACAGGGTGACTTGCGATCGAACGTGATGCAGGCTCCCAAGGTGACCTTGTTCAACGGTCAAACGGCATTCGTCTCGGATACCACGCAAACACCGTTCGTCACGAGCGTGATTCCTGTGGTGGGTGACTTCGCCGCGGCACAACAACCGGTCATCGTGGTTCTGAACGAAGGTACTTCGCTCAGCGTCCAGGCGGTGGTTTCACCAGATCGACGGTTCGTCCGTCTGACCTTGGTGCCGTTCTTCAGCCGAATTGGTAACGTCGAAGAATTCACCTTCGAGGGTACGTCTAGCAGTCGAACCGATTCGACCATTGAAGATCCGGATGCGGCCGACGGTGGTACGACCAACGATGAAGAAGAGACGGTTACCTCAGGTACCACGATTCAGTTGCCGCAGTTCTCCTTCGTGACGGTAAGTACGACGGTAAGCGTGCCAGATGGTGGTACGGTGCTACTGGGCGGTATTAAGCGTCTGAGCGAGGAGCGTCGCGAACGCGGTGTGCCGGTCTTCAGCAAGCTGCCGTACATTAACCGACTGTTCCGAGACGTTGGTATCGGACGAGAAACGCAGAGCCTCATGATGATGGTGACTCCTCGAATCATCATCCAAGAGGAAGAAGAAGCGAAACTCGGCTTCACCCAATAA
- the pilM gene encoding pilus assembly protein PilM: protein MAVGKAVWGIDIGQSALKALKCRMHEDGFWMVAEAFDFIEYPNPLNQAGAGSEGLIKDALREFLSRNDIRNDAISISVPGQAGLARFFKAPPVEAKRIADIVKYEAKQQIPFPLEDVIWDYQPMPGSHEEEGISLETEIGIFAMKRDQIFRSLQPYLDTGIDVDIVQLTPISLYNFVANDQLTINPLKEEYDPTNQPNSYVIVSMGTETTDLVITNGFRVWQRSLPIGGNHFTKQLTKELKLTFAKAEHLKRHASEAENAKLVFQAMRPVFNDLVTEIQRSIGFFQTLDRKAKISRIIPIGNGMKLPGLIPYLGKNLGYDVVELDGYQKLTGTDVTSAPSFRENMLSFATCYGLCLQGLKKSALRTNLLPQEILIDRIVRQKKPWAVAAVASLLLACALNFGFHWQAYNSAHIPEFDDALRKVATVESTSQSYKTTDTQLMTEKENLEMIGRYVVGNEENRRLWPELMKAITASLPTDPDLAPGRVSDKPIDQRPDLQIESIESQYFPDLSMWYTEAVKTKYAVTLENRKAILRRLEEGMEASPSIDEDLAEEAVTEAVAAPGTAPVEEADSTAGTAAEEEADVDLTEIEGEADPEDELAGPTAEESGWVVQITGYHFHNSPAARENMGAQYVRNTLIDQLDRGSVELINENNEPEIVTMKELGISHPIIAMDEVPRTVQIPNPKYDPPTLGSGMADEYGAGYGMTPEEPIDPSKIEPPTIQVKVYRFTVQFCWRESPLSKREELRRAAELAEAEENAANAETENF, encoded by the coding sequence ATGGCTGTTGGTAAAGCCGTTTGGGGCATCGACATCGGTCAAAGTGCGCTCAAGGCCCTGAAATGCCGAATGCACGAAGACGGATTCTGGATGGTCGCCGAAGCATTCGACTTCATCGAATACCCGAATCCTTTGAATCAGGCCGGGGCGGGTTCGGAAGGTTTGATTAAGGATGCGTTGCGCGAGTTCCTGTCGCGAAACGATATTCGTAATGACGCGATCAGTATTTCCGTTCCAGGCCAGGCCGGTCTTGCGCGTTTCTTTAAAGCACCTCCGGTCGAAGCCAAGCGTATTGCGGACATCGTCAAATACGAAGCGAAGCAGCAGATCCCCTTCCCGTTGGAAGACGTGATCTGGGATTACCAGCCAATGCCTGGTTCGCACGAAGAGGAAGGCATCTCGCTCGAAACCGAGATTGGTATTTTCGCAATGAAACGCGATCAGATCTTCCGATCTCTTCAGCCGTACCTCGATACCGGCATCGATGTCGACATTGTCCAGCTGACTCCGATCAGCCTGTACAACTTTGTCGCCAACGATCAGCTGACGATCAACCCACTTAAAGAAGAGTACGATCCGACAAATCAGCCTAATTCGTACGTGATTGTCTCGATGGGTACCGAAACAACCGACCTGGTGATTACCAATGGTTTCCGCGTTTGGCAGCGTAGTTTGCCGATCGGTGGTAACCACTTCACCAAGCAGCTGACCAAAGAACTCAAGCTGACCTTTGCCAAGGCCGAGCATCTCAAACGCCATGCTTCCGAGGCGGAGAACGCCAAGCTCGTGTTCCAGGCGATGCGACCGGTGTTTAACGACCTGGTCACGGAAATCCAACGTTCGATCGGGTTCTTCCAGACCTTGGATCGTAAGGCCAAGATCTCGCGCATTATTCCGATTGGTAACGGGATGAAGCTACCGGGTCTGATTCCTTACCTGGGTAAGAACTTGGGCTACGACGTGGTCGAACTCGATGGCTATCAAAAGCTGACCGGCACCGACGTTACCTCGGCCCCTAGCTTCCGCGAGAACATGTTGTCGTTCGCAACCTGCTACGGCTTGTGCCTGCAAGGGTTGAAGAAGTCGGCACTGCGAACCAATCTGTTGCCGCAGGAAATCCTGATCGACCGTATTGTTCGTCAGAAGAAGCCTTGGGCTGTTGCCGCCGTGGCCAGTCTGCTCTTGGCCTGTGCGTTGAACTTTGGCTTCCATTGGCAGGCCTACAACTCTGCTCATATTCCAGAGTTTGACGACGCACTTCGCAAGGTCGCAACGGTCGAATCGACCAGCCAGAGTTACAAAACGACTGATACCCAGTTGATGACCGAGAAAGAAAACCTCGAGATGATCGGCCGTTACGTTGTCGGTAACGAAGAAAACCGTCGACTCTGGCCGGAACTGATGAAGGCCATCACGGCCTCGTTGCCCACCGACCCAGATTTGGCACCCGGGCGAGTTTCGGACAAGCCGATCGATCAGCGGCCTGACCTACAGATCGAATCGATCGAGTCGCAATATTTTCCTGACCTTTCGATGTGGTACACCGAAGCCGTCAAAACGAAATACGCCGTTACTCTCGAAAATCGAAAAGCCATCCTGCGTCGTCTAGAAGAAGGGATGGAAGCTTCGCCTTCGATCGATGAAGATCTGGCCGAAGAAGCAGTTACGGAAGCCGTGGCCGCACCGGGAACTGCTCCCGTCGAAGAAGCAGACTCAACAGCCGGTACAGCGGCTGAAGAAGAGGCGGACGTCGATCTGACGGAAATCGAAGGAGAAGCAGACCCAGAAGACGAGCTGGCTGGTCCAACCGCCGAAGAAAGTGGCTGGGTCGTCCAAATTACCGGTTATCACTTCCACAACAGTCCGGCTGCTCGTGAAAACATGGGTGCCCAGTACGTGCGTAATACGCTGATCGACCAACTCGACCGGGGTAGCGTGGAACTGATCAACGAGAACAACGAGCCTGAAATCGTCACGATGAAGGAACTGGGCATCTCCCATCCGATCATTGCGATGGACGAAGTGCCGAGAACGGTTCAAATCCCGAATCCCAAGTATGATCCTCCTACCCTTGGCAGTGGTATGGCGGACGAATATGGGGCCGGCTACGGGATGACGCCGGAAGAGCCGATCGATCCCAGCAAGATCGAGCCACCAACGATTCAAGTCAAAGTTTATCGATTCACGGTTCAATTCTGTTGGCGTGAGTCGCCTCTCTCGAAACGAGAGGAACTGCGCCGTGCCGCGGAACTTGCCGAAGCGGAAGAGAATGCCGCGAATGCCGAAACGGAGAACTTCTAA
- a CDS encoding glycoside hydrolase family 38 N-terminal domain-containing protein, with the protein MIQEIAILLPCHSFEDFPTYHTGDEAQSLLANWTAMWHPAFLASAGKNPQWHRVDSPPENLEGLALLIPSICKSELPAGFSQRAKESGATLVKGLTDRQEIVTRLLDRVGDVHEVAVKLAPDFYALGYCYLQVELLTRQMRYSSSLDEIYFENKTIEAAKAAAEGNEETALGCLQACFDVLMEERNQYYSVDASLLDFTLVAESTLNESLLAEVKGQLPTNLWISGSLAQKIAEDHTELKEAISAKITEKKLGIVGGEWIEGPLNLLDPESLLANFQRGHEAYQQAFGAAPKVFGRRRFGMTAFLPQVLRGLGYVGAVHATLDEGKLPVSIQGKARWEGIDGSTIDALAKFPLDATKPETFLSLFSKLGEAMDGEHVATLAFAHWPQMTSPWYEDLKTIARYGNSLGEFVTAEHYFEETDTATYHGNFKPEDYRTPWLKQSIVRRQEGPVSQHAQREQFNARLEAVEKLRAFAELMAGATTSKASQSPERSLQDPANPSEDQSVETEKLILEASRNLAAAIPRAEQPVQHAYLSINTLNSLSTRGVYLSELADLPASSEPVIASGHDSKRKFAAVDVPGCGYAWIAGDAKGNASKQKALLDGHVLRNEFMEVHIHPETGGIKSIYDYKTRGNRLSQQLSLRTPGKKQATGQRYLGPDASAIYSQMQVTQIDPATSSPAMGEIHTRGNIIGEEKEVMATYKQTYRLWRASRVLEIDIEIEPQVDPKSLPWDSHYCCRLAWGDETALTYHDVQWVRTRCSGRRIEASNYVEINASHGKTTLLTAGIPFHLRNHGHMLDTILIPHGESQRKFRLGIGLDLPYSLPASRDFMYQPQPVFESASMPAPGKSSWMFHLEAKNVILTSLESLTNENGDVIGCKTKILETEGRNAKGALRCFRKVGEAHLCDFHGNRISKCLVDGDRINFQLAPGQWYPLEIYWA; encoded by the coding sequence ATGATTCAGGAAATTGCGATTCTGCTTCCCTGCCATAGCTTCGAAGACTTTCCTACCTATCACACTGGAGACGAGGCCCAAAGCCTGCTGGCCAACTGGACTGCGATGTGGCACCCCGCATTTTTGGCATCGGCAGGGAAAAACCCCCAGTGGCACCGGGTGGACTCTCCGCCGGAAAACCTGGAAGGACTCGCTCTGCTCATTCCGTCGATCTGCAAATCAGAGCTTCCCGCAGGCTTTTCACAACGCGCCAAGGAGTCCGGAGCGACCCTCGTCAAAGGTTTGACCGATCGCCAGGAGATCGTCACCCGCTTGCTCGACCGTGTTGGCGATGTCCACGAGGTAGCCGTGAAACTGGCACCTGACTTCTATGCGTTGGGATACTGCTATCTCCAGGTCGAGCTTTTGACGCGGCAAATGCGTTATTCGAGTAGCCTCGACGAAATCTACTTCGAAAACAAAACGATTGAAGCGGCGAAAGCGGCTGCCGAAGGCAACGAGGAAACGGCCTTAGGATGCCTCCAGGCATGCTTCGACGTGCTGATGGAGGAGCGCAATCAATATTATTCGGTCGACGCCAGCCTGCTCGACTTCACCTTGGTCGCCGAATCGACGCTCAACGAGTCACTGCTAGCAGAAGTCAAAGGGCAACTTCCCACCAACCTTTGGATCTCCGGCTCACTGGCTCAGAAGATCGCGGAAGACCATACGGAGCTAAAAGAAGCAATCTCGGCCAAGATTACCGAGAAGAAGTTAGGCATAGTCGGTGGCGAGTGGATCGAAGGCCCTTTGAATCTGCTTGACCCGGAATCGCTGCTAGCAAACTTCCAGCGCGGTCACGAAGCGTACCAGCAAGCATTCGGCGCAGCGCCCAAGGTTTTTGGTCGCCGAAGATTCGGCATGACGGCTTTTCTTCCCCAAGTTCTTCGTGGTCTTGGCTACGTCGGCGCGGTGCATGCCACCCTGGATGAAGGGAAGCTACCCGTTAGTATTCAGGGGAAAGCTCGCTGGGAAGGAATCGACGGCTCGACGATCGACGCCCTAGCGAAGTTTCCACTGGACGCCACCAAGCCAGAGACCTTCTTGTCTCTCTTTTCCAAACTGGGTGAAGCCATGGACGGAGAGCACGTTGCTACCCTGGCATTCGCTCACTGGCCACAAATGACCTCTCCCTGGTACGAAGACCTGAAAACGATTGCCCGCTATGGTAATAGCCTGGGCGAATTCGTCACGGCGGAGCATTACTTCGAAGAAACCGACACGGCGACCTATCACGGAAACTTCAAGCCGGAAGATTATCGAACGCCTTGGCTCAAGCAGTCGATCGTTCGCCGCCAGGAAGGTCCCGTCTCACAGCATGCTCAACGCGAGCAATTCAATGCTCGGCTTGAAGCAGTGGAAAAGCTCCGGGCATTCGCTGAACTGATGGCAGGGGCGACGACTTCTAAAGCGAGTCAGTCACCAGAGCGTTCGCTTCAAGACCCTGCCAATCCCAGTGAAGATCAAAGCGTGGAAACAGAAAAGCTGATTCTCGAAGCGAGCCGAAACCTTGCAGCGGCTATCCCTCGCGCCGAACAGCCAGTACAGCACGCCTATCTCAGCATAAACACGCTGAACTCCCTTAGCACGCGTGGAGTCTACCTCTCGGAACTAGCCGACCTCCCGGCCAGTAGCGAACCAGTTATTGCCAGCGGTCATGATAGCAAGCGAAAGTTCGCTGCGGTTGATGTGCCCGGCTGTGGATATGCCTGGATCGCCGGGGACGCCAAAGGGAACGCAAGCAAGCAAAAGGCACTTCTCGACGGACATGTTTTGCGCAATGAATTCATGGAAGTACACATTCATCCGGAAACAGGCGGCATCAAGTCGATCTACGACTACAAAACACGCGGCAACCGTCTGTCGCAGCAGTTATCGTTGCGAACGCCTGGCAAGAAGCAGGCCACCGGGCAGCGCTACCTCGGTCCCGATGCATCGGCTATCTACAGCCAGATGCAAGTGACCCAAATCGATCCCGCGACAAGTTCGCCGGCCATGGGCGAGATCCATACCCGGGGCAATATCATTGGGGAAGAAAAGGAAGTGATGGCCACCTACAAGCAAACCTATCGTTTATGGCGGGCTTCGCGAGTACTTGAAATCGACATCGAAATTGAGCCTCAAGTCGATCCAAAGTCTCTTCCATGGGACTCCCACTATTGCTGTCGCTTGGCCTGGGGAGACGAAACGGCTCTGACCTATCACGACGTGCAGTGGGTCCGGACACGCTGCAGCGGACGTCGCATCGAAGCCTCCAACTATGTGGAGATCAATGCTTCGCACGGTAAAACCACGCTCTTGACCGCTGGCATTCCGTTCCATCTGCGGAATCACGGACACATGCTCGATACCATTTTGATTCCGCATGGCGAATCTCAGCGAAAGTTCCGCCTGGGAATTGGACTCGACTTACCCTACTCGTTGCCAGCATCGCGTGACTTCATGTATCAGCCGCAGCCTGTGTTCGAATCGGCTTCGATGCCCGCCCCCGGCAAATCGTCCTGGATGTTCCACTTGGAAGCCAAGAACGTCATTCTGACGAGCCTGGAATCGCTGACCAACGAAAACGGCGACGTGATCGGTTGTAAAACAAAGATTCTGGAAACCGAAGGACGCAACGCCAAAGGCGCCTTGCGATGCTTCCGCAAAGTAGGCGAAGCGCACCTATGCGACTTCCATGGCAATCGTATCTCGAAGTGCCTAGTTGATGGCGATCGCATCAATTTCCAACTCGCACCAGGGCAGTGGTATCCGCTGGAAATCTATTGGGCCTGA